The nucleotide window CGCCCGTGGCTGAGCGCCTCGCCGCCGACCATGCCGCCAAGGTGCAGGCCCGATTCGGTCGCACTCTCCAGCATGTCGACGAAACAGAATCCGGTGTCACCATCACCCTCAACGACGGAAATCCCGTCGTGGCTGACTTCCTTCTCCTCGCGCTCGGCACGACGCCCGCAGCCCCGTCACCGTGGACGAACGGTATCGACGTCGACGATCACCTCCGCGCCGCGGCAGACCACGTCTACGCAGCCGGAGGCGTGGCCACGCACCACGACGAAGCACTGGACGCCTGGCGCATCGACCATTGGGAAGACGCCGCCGCACAGGGTGCGCATGCCGCGCGGGCCGCATTGCACGACCTCGGCGTTAGCGACGATCCGGGCGCCTACCTGCCACGCAGCCCTTACATGGCAATGGTCTACGGTCAGATGATCTCCGGAGTCGGGTACACAGCCGGCGCAGACGCCCACCTGGAAGCGGGTGAGGAGTTCATCGTCCGCCACGAGATCGACGGCATCGTCGTCGGCGTCACTGGCATCGACGCAGTCGGCACCGTCTACCAGTGGGGGCAGCAGCTCCACGGCGTGCGGGCATAGGCAATGGCGGGAGACTGTATTAGGCAGATCCCACGGTGGGGCTTCGTGCTCTCGCTGGCAGCGACCATTCTCATGATGGCCGCTGCCAGCGCGCCGTCCTTGTTCTATCCCCAGATCGCCGAACGGCTCGGACTCATCCCCGTCGCCACCACACTCGTGTTCGCGGTCTACACCTTCACCCTCCTGGCCGCGCTGCTCTACCTCGGACCACTCTCCGACCACGTCGGCCGACGTCCGGTCGTGGCCGCCGGTTCTTTGGCGCTGGCGCTGAGCGTGGCCATGTTCTGGTTCGCCGGTAGCCTCGCGGCGCTCCTGGTCGCCCGAGCCTTGCAAGGGCTCGCAGCGGGTCTGCTGATCCCGGCGCTGTCGGCGATGATGATCGACTTC belongs to Micrococcus sp. 2A and includes:
- a CDS encoding FAD-dependent oxidoreductase, producing the protein MTPQHVLILGSGAAGAAAARTLASRDDVRVTLVTRTGETPYTRMLIKGIAFGQTPPEMIKLPLPQIEVIADTVLKVDTSAKQAQLTSGAQVSYDALIVATGSMPRSLPADVFGGDDAGQGRVTALHSVGDALGIRKLLTGLGRPARVAIYGGGIIAAETASSLQADGHMVTLVSRSSVPGVGAFGAPVAERLAADHAAKVQARFGRTLQHVDETESGVTITLNDGNPVVADFLLLALGTTPAAPSPWTNGIDVDDHLRAAADHVYAAGGVATHHDEALDAWRIDHWEDAAAQGAHAARAALHDLGVSDDPGAYLPRSPYMAMVYGQMISGVGYTAGADAHLEAGEEFIVRHEIDGIVVGVTGIDAVGTVYQWGQQLHGVRA